A window from Amblyomma americanum isolate KBUSLIRL-KWMA chromosome 7, ASM5285725v1, whole genome shotgun sequence encodes these proteins:
- the LOC144098794 gene encoding pyridoxal phosphate homeostasis protein has translation MRMIMSEVDVARALKLVREKIAAASAGLPGPSPRLVAVSKTKPKELVIAAYNEGQRNFGENYIQELLDKANSPEIRRDCPQIKWHFIGRLQSNKVTKLPKIPNLFMVETLESQKIADALNNVWTSSGRPPLNVMVQVNTSGEEQKNGIEPRDASQLVKFLTKECPSLKFAGLMTIGMAEHDNTGPNPDFLCLAKCREQVCNELGLNVSDVELSMGMSADFEEAIRMGSTNVRVGSTIFGHRNYAPKT, from the coding sequence ATGCGGATGATTATGAGTGAAGTGGACGTTGCCAGAGCTCTGAAACTTGTGCGCGAGAAGATCGCAGCGGCTTCGGCAGGCTTGCCCGGCCCGAGTCCTCGCCTCGTAGCCGTTAGCAAAACGAAGCCCAAAGAACTCGTGATCGCGGCCTACAACGAAGGGCAGAGAAACTTCGGCGAGAACTACATCCAGGAGCTTTTGGACAAAGCAAACAGCCCCGAAATACGGCGCGATTGCCCGCAGATCAAATGGCACTTCATCGGCCGCCTGCAGAGCAACAAAGTGACCAAGCTACCGAAGATACCTAATTTGTTTATGGTGGAGACGCTAGAGTCGCAAAAAATTGCCGACGCCCTCAACAATGTTTGGACATCGAGCGGCCGCCCGCCTCTGAACGTCATGGTTCAAGTGAACACAAGCGGCGAAGAGCAAAAGAACGGCATAGAACCGAGAGATGCTAGTCAACTTGTCAAGTTCCTAACGAAGGAGTGCCCCAGCCTAAAATTTGCTGGTCTGATGACTATTGGAATGGCCGAGCACGATAACACTGGACCTAACCCAGACTTCCTGTGCTTAGCGAAATGTAGGGAGCAAGTATGCAATGAATTGGGGCTCAATGTATCAGACGTCGAGCTTAGTATGGGAATGTCTGCAGACTTCGAAGAAGCTATCCGGATGGGAAGCACGAATGTTCGTGTTGGGAGCACCATTTTCGGACATCGCAACTATGCGCCTAAAACCTAG